From the genome of Aspergillus fumigatus Af293 chromosome 1, whole genome shotgun sequence, one region includes:
- a CDS encoding ATP-binding cassette domain-containing protein, whose translation MSDKLTRIAIVNSDKCKPKKCRQECKKSCPVVRTGKLCIEVTPESKIAFISERLCIGCGICPKKCPFGAIHIINLPTNLETEVTHRYSANSFKLHRLPMPRPGQVLGLVGTNGIGKSTALKILSGKLKPNLGRYDNPPDWEEILRYFRGSELQNYFTKVLEDNLKAVVKPQYVDQIPRAVKGPVKNVGELIKARSQMDNMERILDALELRQVQDRDIDHLSGGELQRFAIGLVCVQKADVYMFDEPSSYLDVKQRLAAARSIRELLRPDDYVIVVEHDLSVLDYLSDFVCVLYGRPAVYGVVTLPASVREGINIFLDGHIPTENLRFREESLTFRLAEAGDDFMVDKARAFSYPSMEKTLGNFHLKIDAGSFTDSEIIVMMGENGTGKTTFCRMLAGAEKPDGNVTMPRMHISMKPQKITPKFQGTVRQLFFKRIKAAFLSPQFQTDVYKPLKIDDFIDQEVQNLSGGELQRVAIVLALGMPADIYVIDEPSAYLDSEQRIVAARVIKRFIMHTKKTAFIVEHDFIMATYLADRVIVFDGKPSVDAHANAPESLVTGCNTFLRNLDVTFRRDPNSYRPRINKYNSQMDQEQKLAGNFYFLEEES comes from the exons ATGTCTGACAAGCTTACTCG TATTGCTATTGTCAATAGTGACAAA TGCAAACCGAAG AAATGTCGCCAAGAGTGTAAAAAGTCTTGCCCCGTCGTCCGTACCGGAAAGCTCTGTATCGAAGTGACGCCGGAATCCAAGATCGCTTTCATCTCGGAACGCCTTTGTATCGGTTGCGGTATCTGTCCTAAGAAATGTCCCTTCGGTGCCATCCACATTATCAACTTGCCCACAAACCTGGAAACCGAGGTCACCCACCGTTATTCGGCCAACAGCTTCAAGCTTCACCGTCTTCCTATGCCTCGCCCTGGTCAGGTCCTTGGTCTTGTTGGAACAAACGGTATCGGAAAGAGTACTGCATTGAAGATTCTTAGTGGCAAGCTGAAGCCTAATCTCGGACGCTACGATAACCCTCCCGATTGGGAAGAGATTCTGAGATATTTCCGTGGTTCCGAACTGCAGA ACTACTTTACCAAGGTCCTGGAAGACAACCTGAAGGCCGTGGTCAAGCCCCAGTATGTCGACCAGATTCCTCGGGCTGTGAAGGGCCCGGTCAAGAACGTCGGGGAGCTCATCAAGGCCCGCTCTCAGATGGACAACATGGAACGCATCCTTGATGCTCTTG AACTCAGACAGGTACAGGACCGTGACATTGACCACTTGTCTGGTGGTGAGCTTCAACGTTTTGCTATTGGTCTTGTTTGTGTGCAAAAGGCCGACGT GTATATGTTTGACGAGCCGTCTTCCTACCTCGATGTTAAACAGCGTTTGGCGGCCGCCCGCTCCATTCGTGAGCTTCTGCGCCCTGATGACTACGTCATTGTTGTCGAGCACGATTTGTCCGTCCTTGACTATCTTTCCGACTTCGTCTGTGTTTTGTATGGTAGACCTGCTGTCTATGGTGTGGTTACGCTTCCTGCTTCTGTCCGCGAAGGtatcaatatcttcttgGATGGTCACATCCCTACCGAGAATCTTCGGTTCCGAGAGGAGTCTCTGACTTTCCGTCTGGCTGAGGCTGGTGATGACTTCATGGTTGACAAGGCCCGTGCTTTCAGCTACCCGAGCATGGAGAAGACTCTTGGCAATTTCCACCTGAAGATCGACGCTGGTTCATTCACTGACTCCGAAATCATTGTCATGATGGGTGAAAATGGAACCGGCAAGACTACTTTCTGTAGAATGCTCGCTGGTGCAGAGAAGCCTGACGGCAACGTCACCATGCCCCGCATGCACATCAGCATGAAGCCTCAAAAGATTACACCCAAGTTCCAGGGTACCGTGCGTCAGCTCTTCTTCAAGCGTATCAAGGCTGCTTTCCTTTCGCCTCAGTTCCAGACCGATGTCTACAAGCCCCTCAAGATCGATGATTTCATCGACCAGGAAGTTCAGAACCTGTCTGGTGGTGAATTGCAACGTGTTGCTATTGTCCTTGCTCTCGGAATGCCGGCCGATATCTACGTGATCGACGAGCCTAGCGCTTACCTTGACTCTGAACAGCGTATCGTGGCTGCCAGAGTTATCAAGCGTTTCATCATGCACACCAAGAAGACCGCCTTCATTGTCGAGCACGAtttcatcatggccacctATCTCGCCGACCGTGTCATTGTCTTTGACGGCAAGCCTTCGGTTGACGCACATGCCAATGCCCCCGAGTCCCTGGTCACTGGTTGCAACACTTTCTTGAGGAACCTTGATGTCACCTTCCGTCGTGATCCCAACAGTTACCGTCCTCGTATCAACAAGTACAACAGTCAGATGGACCAGGAGCAGAAGTTGGCTGGCAACTTC TACTtcttggaggaagagagttgA
- a CDS encoding snoRNA-splicing protein PRP40 gives MNPMTGPAAAAPLWQEARNADGRVYYYNVQTKATQWQKPVELMTPVERALANQPWKEYTAEGGRKYWYNTETKQSTWEMPDVYKNALAQVQTPQSAPVAAPTFVAGGVSSFPSLPQQRDRDDYDRGYGDRRGGYGSMDVNGISAAPALGTAQAEPEYNSLEEAENAFMKMLKRHNVQADWSWEQTMRATIKDPQYRALKDPRDRKAAFEKYAAELRMQEKDRAKERFAKLRTDFNTMLKSHPEIKHYSRWKTIRPIIEGETIFRSTNDENERRQLFEEYVLELKKEHVEQEAARRRAALDELVNILNSLNLEPYTRWSEAQAIIQSNDKIQSDDKFKSLSKSDILTAFENHIKSLERAFNDARQQQKAAKARKERHARENFIELLKELKAQGKIKAGSKWMNIYPLIHEDPRYFAILGNSGSTPLDLFWDMVEEEERSLRGPRNDVLDVLDDKRYEVTSKTTFEEFQSIMLSDRRTANLDSDILQLLFDRIKEKAIRRSEEEKHAADRHQRRAIDALRSRMKRLEPPIRPSDTWDQVRPRIEKLEEYKALESDELRQVAFDKFMRRLKEKEEDVDRERERDRDRDRGSRREHYDRDHRRGERRGPPSRLSRTPEPDAYEADRRKAQADRERSYRKVSGLSPIREKRDDRDRDRDREREKDRDRYRDRDWDRERSSRSLSHYDRERRDREEERERLYRTRGDPRGSRDELDYGADTRSTVSNDRRRRRDSDTESVASRSAKRYRRESRERDRSRASKRDRERQEPTPAAEEDKREEKAVHSGSEEGEIEED, from the exons ATGAATCCCATGACTGGACCAGCGGCTGCCGCGCCTCTGTGGCAGGAGGCGCGCAATGCCGACGGTAGAGTGTATTATTACAATGTTCAGACCAAAGCTACACAGTGGCAGAAGCCCGTCGAATTGATGACTCCTGTCGAG CGAGCTCTAGCCAATCAGCCATGGAAAGAATATACTGCTGAGGGTGGACGGAAATACTGGTACAACACGGAAACTAAGCAAAGCACTTGGGAGATGCCAGATGTTTACAAAAATGCTTTGGCGCAGGTTCAAACACCTCAGTCGGCCCCTGTAGC GGCCCCGACATTTGTCGCAGGCGGAGTCAGCTCGTTTCCCTCCCTTCCACAACAGCGTGACCGTGACGATTATGACCGAGGCTATGGCGACCGGCGCGGTGGTTACGGTTCCATGGATGTCAATGGAATTTCGGCCGCTCCAGCACTGGGAACTGCGCAAGCAGAGCCAGAGTATAATTCCCTCGAAGAAGCTGAAAATGCTTTTATGAAAATGCTCAAGCGCCACAACGTTCAGGCTGACTGGTCATGGGAGCAGACGATGCGTGCAACTATCAAAGATCCTCAATACCGTGCTTTGAAGGACCCCAGAGACCGAAAGGCTGCCTTTGAGAAGTACGCAGCCGAGCTCCGCATGCAGGAGAAGGATCGAGCCAAGGAAAGATTCGCTAAGCTCAGAACCGACTTTAATACTATGCTGAAAAGCCATCCTGAGATCAAGCACTACAGCCGCTGGAAGACCATCCGCCCGATTATCGAAGGCGAGACGATCTTCAGGTCCACCAACGATGAGAACGAAAGGCGGCAGCTCTTCGAGGAGTATGTACTCGAACTGAAGAAGGAGCATGTGGAACAGGAGGCTGCTCGGCGCAGGGCTGCACTCGATGAGCTAGTCAATATTCTGAATTCTTTGAACCTGGAGCCTTACACGCGGTGGTCTGAAGCACAGGCTATAATCCAGTCGAATGACAAGATTCAAAGTGATGATAAGTTCAAAAGCCTGAGCAAATCTGATATTTTGACCGCTTTTGAAAACCACATCAAGTCCCTTGAGCGTGCCTTCAACGATGCACGTCAACAGCAGAAGGCAGCAAAGGCGAGAAAAGAACGCCACGCTCGTGAGAACTTCAtcgagctgctgaaggagctgaaaGCGCAAGGCAAGATCAAAGCTGGCAGCAAGTGGATGAACATCTACCCGTTGATTCATGAGGATCCACGGTACTTTGCAATACTAGGTAACTCGGGTTCTACTCCCTTGGATCTTTTTTGGGACatggtggaagaagaggaacgaTCGCTGCGGGGACCACGGAATGACGTGTTGGATGTTCTCGAT GATAAACGCTATGAGGTCACGTCGAAGACCACGTTTGAAGAGTTTCAGTCTATCATGCTTTCCGATCGCCGCACGGCGAACCTCGATTCTGACATACTCCAGCTACTCTTTGATCGCATCAAAGAGAAAGCTATTAGgagaagcgaagaagagaagcaTGCCGCGGATCGTCATCAGCGGCGTGCTATCGATGCCTTACGCTCGCGGATGAAACGTCTGGAACCTCCTATACGCCCATCCGACACTTGGGACCAAGTGCGTCCGAGGATCGAGAAACTGGAGGAATACAAGGCGCTTGAATCGGATGAACTTCGTCAAGTGGCATTCGACAAGTTCATGCGCcggttgaaggagaaggaggaggacgtgGACAGGGAGCGGGAGCGCGATCGAGACAGAGATCGTGGAAGTCGGCGAGAACATTACGATCGCGATCACCGTAGGGGCGAGAGGAGAGGGCCTCCCAGTCGTCTCTCTCGCACACCTGAGCCCGACGCCTACGAGGCAGACCGTCGTAAAGCTCAGGCCGATCGCGAGCGGTCTTACAGGAAAGTCAGCGGCTTATCTCCGATCCGTGAGAAACGTGACGATCGGGACCGTGACAGGGATcgtgagagagagaaggacCGAGACCGTTACCGCGATCGGGACTGGGATCGGGAGCGCAGCTCCCGGTCTCTGAGCCACTATGATCGTGAACGAAGGGATCGGGAGGAAGAGCGTGAAAGACTCTACCGCACTCGCGGTGATCCCCGCGGAAGTCGGGATGAGCTGGATTACGGTGCGGACACACGCAGCACCGTTAGCAATGACCGGAGGCGCCGGAGAGACAGTGATACAGAAAGCGTCGCCAGCCGCTCTGCGAAGCGCTACCGGCGTGAAAGTCGCGAGCGAGACCGTAGTCGGGCTTCCAAGAGGGACAGGGAGCGTCAAGAACCAACTCCTGCAGCGGAGGAAgacaagagagaagaaaaggcTGTGCACTCTGGAAgcgaagagggagaaatcGAGGAGGACTAG
- a CDS encoding TRAPP trafficking subunit Trs65 domain-containing protein, translating to MPSLDIPGEFLRHAVLDTVVPHASNIDLEAALAKALEGGADDLSSVLSLIPQRSLLFFDEFCTACVVLRLSDCSRASLKHHLPNLEVKLDVFAIDPAEAVSGNPTPTRDLIFSGVVSGQEEPLVVVNEFEGEAGSGNHVYVIWSIETFLRRPRIRIQHPSLIFIASASLNQSDSQQQQSPDDDYLPPLVPASTNILQPLSTDEALNKIDPFLPASRLLRVVPAQYSEDPIYNVQQRSGHPIRVVPAASARIRYSRLNSFSGRPTTIASLDFEVTPFLNCDVLFDKAELRLSDGKIETLSEDPGLKPPIICRPRDDVTLIYKLTPGYSQDSSLSTTVLVSVLDISLEAVIQVSDDCHPRILMQWRTNIDFSMILNPTFGGPSQALQRSNRPVSLSVGQHQVNVLASGPPPSWSSLRDRASSITDMGVTISFTGPSRVEVGKPFSWDVFIVNRSTIARKFAMVAIPRRKRADQRGHVTRPSSSSLSSLKGDGVAEAVTDDNIVHAMQKTVAGQEAELICLSTEIRIGPLPPGTCYSTELKLLPLAVGPLHLEAVRLVDAHTNETTDIRDLPDIVAFDRNGLPYAV from the exons ATGCCGAGTCTTGACATCCCTGGAGAATTCCTGAGACATGCTGTGCTAGATACAGTCGTCCCACATGCTTCGAACATAGATCTGGAGGCCGCTCTGGCAAAGGCcttggaaggaggagcggaCGACCTATCTTCTGTACTGTCCTTAATACCTCAGCGGTCACTCCTGTTCTTCG ATGAATTTTGCACCGCGTGTGTGGTTCTCAGATTGTCCGATTGCTCGCGGGCGAGCTTGAAACATCACCTCCCAAACCTTGAAGTCAAACTTGATGTTTTTGCTATCGACCCCGCCGAGGCAGTCTCTGGGAATCCGACACCTACGAGGGACCTGATATTCTCAGGGGTTGTAAGTGGACAGGAGGAACCACTGGTAGTCGTAAATGAGTTTGAAGGGGAGGCAGGGAGCGGCAATCATGTGTATGTAATCTGGAGTATTGAGACATTTCTCA GGCGCCCTCGCATACGGATCCAACACCCTTCGCTTATCTTCATAGCATCAGCCAGCCTTAATCAGAGTGACAGTCAACAACAACAGTCCCCTGACGACGATTATCTTCCTCCGCTGGTTCCTGCTTCAACAAATATCCTGCAACCTTTGTCAACAGATGAAGCCTTGAACAAAATCGACCCCTTCCTACCTGCGTCCAGGCTTCTAAGAGTCGTACCTGCGCAATACAGCGAGGATCCTATATATAATGTCCAACAACGATCAGGTCATCCGATCCGTGTGGTCCCTGCAGCCAGCGCCAGGATACGGTACTCTCGACTGAACTCATTTTCTGGACGACCTACGACAATTGCAAGTCTGGATTTTGAAGTCACTCCGTTTCTTAACTGCGATGTGTTATTTGATAAAGCCGAACTTCGGTTATCAGACGGGAAGATTGAAACATTATCTGAAGACCCCGGACTGAAACCACCGATCATATGTCGCCCAAGGGACGATGTGACTCTGATCTATAAATTGACACCTGGGTACAGCCAGGATTCGAGTCTCTCGACCACCGTGTTGGTCAGCGTCCTGGATATATCCCTAGAGGCAGTCATCCAAGTATCAGACGACTGCCATCCACGAATTCTTATGCAGTGGAGGACAAACATTGACTTCTCAATGATCTTGAATCCAACGTTCGGTGGTCCTAGTCAAGCCTTGCAACGGAGTAACCGCCCAGTAAGTCTTTCTGTGGGGCAACATCAAGTGAACGTCCTAGCCAGTGGTCCTCCTCCCAGCTGGAGCTCATTGAGAGACAGAGCCTCTTCGATAACAGACATGGGAGTCACAATCTCGTTCACTGGTCCTAGCAGGGTGGAAGTTGGCAAACCATTCTCCTGGGATGTGTTTATTGTCAACCGATCCACGATCGCGCGTAAATTCGCCATGGTTGCCATTCCTCGCAGGAAACGAGCAGATCAGAGAGGACATGTAACCAggccttcatcatcatctctctcGAGCCTTAAAGGGGATGGGGTTGCAGAAGCAGTGACGGACGACAACATAGTCCATGCGATGCAAAAGACCGTGGCGGGCCAGGAAGCTGAGCTCATATGCCTCAGCACGGAAATCCGCATTGG CCCCCTTCCACCAGGAACGTGTTATTCAACCGAGTTGAAACTGCTTCCCCTTGCAGTTGGACCTCTTCACTTGGAAGCCGTGCGCCTCGTGGACGCCCATACCAACGAAACTACCGATATCCGAGATCTTCCGGACATAGTAGCATTTGATCGAAATGGTTTACCCTATGCAGTATAG
- a CDS encoding Mpv17/PMP22 family protein, whose product MFYQARRRILDGLNRRYIYGRLPLLHTIIFLIEMAVAMRLAAKFNSYYADRPVLTTMVTNAVLGGIADTVAQLITAFKARSTVRTRQDGDLISIEIHEMDKERPPPVGELGHAKHIPPPLDFERLTRFMSYGFFMAPIQFKWFGFLSRAFPLTKKSPTLPALKRVAVDQLMFAPFGLACFFTFMTVAEGGGKRALTRKFQDVYLPTLKANYVLWPAVQILNFRVVPIQFQIPFVSSVGIAWTAYLSLTNSAEEE is encoded by the exons ATGTTTTACCAAGCGCGTCGAAGAATTTTGGATGGACTTAATAGAAGATATATCTATGGACGACTG CCTCTGCTACATACGATAATCTTTCTCATCGAGATGGCGGTTGCAATGCGCCTTGCGGCCAAATTCAACTCTTACTATGCGGACCGGCCTG TCCTAACCACAATGGTCACCAACGCG GTGCTTGGTGGTATCGCAGATACGGTGGCCCAGTTGATCACAGCCTTCAAGGCCCGTTCGACAGTACGAACCAGGCAAGATGGTGATCTCATCTCGATCGAGATCCACGAGATGGACAAGGAGCGACCACCACCAGTGGGAGAGCTGGGACATGCGAAGCACATTCCTCCTCCGCTTGATTTCGAGCGTCTCACCCGATTCATGTCCTACGGTTTCTTCATGGCACCTATACAATTCAAGTGGTTCGGTTTCCTGTCCCGAGCATTTCCGTTGACCAAAAAGAGCCCGACGCTGCCGGCTTTGAAGCGTGTTGCTGTTGATCAGCTCATGTTCGCTCCTTTCG GTCTTGCGTGCTTCTTCACATTCATGACCGTCGCCGAGGGTGGAGGCAAAAGAGCCTTGACCCGCAAGTTCCAGGATGTCTACTTACCGACCCTAAAGGCAAACTACGTCTTGTGGCCTGCTGTGCAGATTCTCAACTTTCGGGTTGTGCCAATTCAATTCCAGATT CCATTTGTATCTAGCGTCGGTATCGCTTGGACCGCATACCTGTCCTTGACCAACTCGGCTGAGGAAGAATAG
- the pgkA gene encoding phosphoglycerate kinase pgkA produces the protein MSLTNKLAITDVDLKDKRVLIRVDFNVPLNEKKEVTNPQRIVGALPTIKYAIEQGAKAVVLMSHLGRPDGKKNPKYSLKPVVPELEKLLGKSVIFTEDCVGKEVEETVNKASGGQVILLENLRFHPEEEGSYKDEEGKKVKADKEKVAEFRKGLTALGDIYINDAFGTAHRAHSSMVGVDLPQKASGFLVKKELEYFAKALESPSRPFLAILGGSKVSDKIQLIDNLLPKVNSLIITGGMAFTFKKTLENVKIGNSLFDEAGSKTVGDIIEKAKKNNVKIVLPVDYITADKFSADAKTGYATDEEGIPDGYMGLDVGDKSVKLYKETIAEAKTILWNGPPGVFEMEPFANGTKQTLDAAVDAAKNGAIVIIGGGDTATVAAKYGAEEKLSHVSTGGGASLELLEGKELPGVAALSSK, from the exons ATGTCTCTCACCAACAAGCTTGCTATCACCGATGTCGACCTAAAGGACAAGCGTGTCCTGATCCGG GTCGATTTCAACGTCCCTctcaatgagaagaaggaggtcACCAACCCCCAGCGTATCGTTGGTGCTCTGCCCACCATCAAATATGCCATCGAGCAAGGTGCCAAGGCCGTCGTCCTCATGTCCCACCTTGGCCGTCccgatggcaagaagaaccCCAAGTACAGCCTGAAGCCTGTTGTCcctgagctggagaagctgctcggCAAGAGCGTCATCTTCACTGAGGACTGTGTTGGcaaggaggtggaggagaccGTCAACAAGGCCTCGGGCGGTCAGGTCATTCTGCTTGAGAACCTGCGTTTCCAccccgaggaggaaggtagctacaaggacgaggagggcaagaaggtcaaggccgacaaggagaaggtTGCCGAGTTCCGCAAGGGCCTGACTGCCCTGGGTGACATCTACATCA ATGATGCGTTCGGAACTGCCCACCGTGCCCACAGCTCGATGGTCGGTGTTGACCTGCCCCAGAAGGCCTCTGGCTTCCTCGTGAAGAAGGAGCTCGAGTACTTCGCCAAGGCTCTTGAGAGCCCCTCGCGCCCGTTCCTGGCCATCCTTGGTGGTTCCAAGGTCTCCGACAAGATCCAGCTGATCGACAACCTGCTGCCCAAGGTCAACAGCCTGATCATCACCGGTGGCATGGCCTTCACCTTCAAGAAGACCCTGGAGAACGTCAAGATCGGTAACAGTCTGTTCGACGAGGCTGGCAGCAAGACCGTCGGCGACATCAtcgagaaggccaagaagaacaacgTCAAGATTGTCCTGCCTGTCGACTACATCACGGCGGATAAGTTCTCCGCCGACGCCAAGACAGGCTATGCCACCGACGAGGAGGGCATTCCCGACGGCTACATGGGCCTGGATGTTGGCGACAAGAGTGTCAAGCTGTACAAGGAGACCATTGCCGAGGCCAAGACCATCCTCTGGAACGGTCCTCCTGGTGTCTTCGAGATGGAACCCTTCGCCAACGGTACCAAGCAGACTCtggatgctgctgttgatgcCGCCAAGAACGGCGCCATCGTTATCATCGGTGGTGGTGACACAGCTACTGTTGCGGCCAAGTACGGCGCTGAGGAGAAGCTTAGCCACGTTTccaccggtggtggtgcctCGCTGGAGCTTCTGGAAGGCAAGGAGCTGCCTGGTGTTGCTGCCCTATCAAGTAAGTAA
- a CDS encoding proteasome regulatory particle lid subunit SEM1, with amino-acid sequence MSNTTQTKDKPETSEQSTQQKPTVLEEDDEFEDFPVEDWPQEETEQANGNNVHLWEESWDDDDAAEDFSKQLKEELKKVEASH; translated from the exons ATGTCGAACACAACACAGACAAAGGATAAGCCCGAAACCTCCGAACAGTCCACACAGCAGAAGCCCACCGTACtagaggaagacgacgaattTGAGGATTTCCCAGTCGAAG ACTGGCCTCAAGAGGAAACCGAACAAGCAAACGGAAATAACGTTCATCTGTGGGAGGAGAGCtgggacgatgatgatgcggcggAGGATTTCTCAAAGCAGTTGAA AGAGGAACTCAAGAAGGTCGAAGCATCCCATTAG